The Prochlorococcus sp. MIT 1341 genomic interval GATTTGCTTCTGAGGAACTATTTTCGTGAAAGAATTGTTATCGGTAGAGAGCTTTTGCCAAAAACTGGGCCAGTTGTCTTAGCTCCCACTCATAGAGCACGTTGGGATGCACTTATGTTGCCAATGGCATCTGGTCGAAGAGTAACTGGTAGAGACTGTCGCTTCATGGTCACCATTACCGAAATGAAAGGTTTACAAGGGTGGTTCCTAAAAAGGCTGGGCTGTTTCCCAATAGATCAAAACAAACCTTCTTTGAAAAGCTTGCGCTATGCAATTGATTTGATGGCTAGCAGTCATCAACTAGTTTTATTCCCAGAAGGCCACATCAGACGCAGGAATGAGCAGATTTCTCTTCAACCTGGCCTAGCAAGGCTAGTTAAGATGGCCCAAAGTAAAGGGGTTCAAGTTCCTGTAGTTCCAATAGGCATTGGCTATAGCAATGCCATACCAAAGCTTTTTGGAAAGGCAGCGATCTGCTTCGGAGAAAAACTCCAATTAGAAAATTCAAACAAAGAATCTGCGGTGTATTTCAACAAAGAATTATCTCGACGCATGCATGCAGCTGAACAAGCTGCCCTTAAAGCTGTTGGAAGAATCTAGAAATCGCATAAAGTCTGGCTCATATTGCTTAAACCATTAATGCGATATCGCATAAGGATTACCATTTTCGCCCTACTTACAGCACTAAGCTGCTCTTCTGCTTCCGTTGTTGCAGAGACTAATCCCTTGTCAAGCTCAAGAGTATTAGCCCAGAAAAGTGCTGGCTTTAATGCTGATGCAGTTGAATCCCTAATCAAAAAAGGAGACTCAGCTGCTTCTTCAGGCAAGTTAGAAGAAGCTAAGAAAAACTATGATCAAGCTAGATCTGCATCAAAACAACTACTCTCGTTCTATAGAGATCTAAGTGGGGCTTTTCGGGGGTTAGATGCACGTATACCGCGTGAAATGGATGCAAAAGGGAGAAGAGTTCTAGGCCTACTGGCTAAAACAAACCTTAGACTTGCGGCCCTTTTTCGTCGCCAAAACCAACCTGAAATTGCTGTTCCAGTTTTAGTTGAAGTAGTAAGGCTTATGTCCCCAGCAAAACCAGAAGGACAAAAAGCTTATCAGCGTCTCTTAGAATTAGGGTTCGTTGAAACTCCTTATTCTTCAGCTGATAGGAAGTCCTTTAATTAGTTAAAGAGTTTCAAACAATCTATCTAGATCAATTAATTAAACCCACCACTTGAAAAATGGTTACTCCAGAAGAAGTAAAGACTGCGATTCAACGTGTTTTACCCAAAGCACAAGTCACAATTGAAGACCTTAGTGGTACTGGTGACCACCTACAGGTAAGTGTTATTTCATCAAAGTTCGATGGACTATCTAGGGTGCGTCAACACCAGCTAATTTATGAAGCCCTGAGTAATGAAATTGCCAGCGAAGCTATTCATGCTCTCGCATTAACCACTTCAGTACCCTCTTAATCAATTCTCTTTAAGGAAAATCGCTATGGAATCAAATGCTACAAATCGAATCAAGGAACTTATCAACTCCAATCAGATAATGGTTTTCATGAAAGGTACAAAATTGATGCCCCAATGCGGTTTTTCCAACAATGTGGTGCAAATTCTAAATTCATTAGGAATGAGTTTCGAAACATTTGATGTGCTCTCTGATGATGAAATCCGCCAAGGGATCAAGGAATATTCAAATTGGCCAA includes:
- a CDS encoding lysophospholipid acyltransferase family protein produces the protein MASAQTNRETNLCLGVDPFWSPLAMVLTQDLLLRNYFRERIVIGRELLPKTGPVVLAPTHRARWDALMLPMASGRRVTGRDCRFMVTITEMKGLQGWFLKRLGCFPIDQNKPSLKSLRYAIDLMASSHQLVLFPEGHIRRRNEQISLQPGLARLVKMAQSKGVQVPVVPIGIGYSNAIPKLFGKAAICFGEKLQLENSNKESAVYFNKELSRRMHAAEQAALKAVGRI
- a CDS encoding BolA/IbaG family iron-sulfur metabolism protein, with the translated sequence MVTPEEVKTAIQRVLPKAQVTIEDLSGTGDHLQVSVISSKFDGLSRVRQHQLIYEALSNEIASEAIHALALTTSVPS
- the grxD gene encoding Grx4 family monothiol glutaredoxin; translated protein: MESNATNRIKELINSNQIMVFMKGTKLMPQCGFSNNVVQILNSLGMSFETFDVLSDDEIRQGIKEYSNWPTIPQVYVKGEFLGGSDILIEMYNSGELKEKLEIALAS